A single Cottoperca gobio chromosome 3, fCotGob3.1, whole genome shotgun sequence DNA region contains:
- the LOC115006353 gene encoding myocyte-specific enhancer factor 2A-like isoform X2 codes for MGRKKIQITRIMDERNRQVTFMKRKFGLMKKAYELSVLCDCEIALIIFNSSNKLFQYASTDMDKVLLKYTEYNEPHESRTNSDIVEALNKKEHRGCDSPDADASYILTPNTEEKYKKINEDFDNMMKSHKISTGLPQQNFMHGSMAYSVGAGGGGGGGATSQALAAATAALADSGILSLPHTHLHRNINPAQRPPSSGHAVNGFVGSPGGGSLGKILPPKSPPPLPPTSHKTDLRVVVPQSKGMMQTLSNQRLSSQSSQPLSTPVVSITTPSLPHQSLIYSGISSAYNNDYSLNSAELSGFSSPAGHSLGSMVAWQQHQLGSLNSVGSNISINTNHNVNIKAEPISPPRDHLSQSGYMTQAHALPHPHSSTRAEMGRSPADSVCSSCSSHEGGGSDREEQQRLDFHTLPMSRSEDMESPAMVKRMRMDSWVT; via the exons GTGACCTTCATGAAGAGGAAGTTCGGTCTGATGAAGAAGGCCTATGAGCTCAGCGTTCTGTGTGACTGTGAAATCGCCCTCATCATCTTCAACAGCTCCAACAAGCTGTTCCAGTATGCCAGCACCGACATGGACAAAGTCCTCCTGAAATACACAGAGTACAACGAACCCCACGAGAGCAGAACCAACTCGGACATTGTCGAG GCTCTGAACAAGAAGGAGCACAGAGGCTGTGACAGCCCTGACGCTGACGCCTCCTACATCCTCACGCCCAACACTGAGGAGAAATACAAGAAGATAAATGAAGACTTTGACAACATGATGAAGAGTCATAAAATT TCCACTGGCCTACCACAGCAGAACTTCATGCATGGCAGCATGGCGTACAGCGtcggtgcaggaggaggaggaggaggaggagcgacCTCCCAAGCTCTCGCTGCAGCCACAGCAGCTCTGGCTGACAGTGGGATCCTCTCCttgcctcacacacacctccaccgAAACATAAACCCTGCACAAAGACCTCCGAGCTCTGGAcacgcag TGAACGGTTTTGTGGGCTCACCTGGTGGAGGCAGCTTGGGGAAGATCCTACCACCcaaatctcctcctcctcttccacctaCCAGCCACAAGACAGACCTCCGAGTGGTCGTCCCTCAGTCCAAAGGAATGATGCAGACActg AGTAACCAGCGGCTGAGCAGTCAGTCCAGCCAGCCTCTGTCCACCCCAGTGGTCTCCATCACCACACCCAGTCTGCCTCACCAGAGTCTGATCTACTCCGGCATCAGCTCTGCCTACAACAACG ATTACTCCCTGAATAGTGCCGAGCTGTCGGGCTTCAGCTCCCCTGCAGGACATTCTTTGGGCTCCATGGTGGCATGGCAGCAACACCAGCTGGGCTCACTGAA TTCTGTGGGCTCCAATATCTCCATCAACACCAACCACAACGTCAACATCAAAGCCGAGCCGATCTCCCCGCCCCGCGACCACCTCAGCCAATCAGGGTACATGACCCAGGCTCAtgctcttcctcatcctcactCATCCACCAGAGCAGAGATGGGGAGGTCTCCTGCAGACAGCgtctgctcctcctgcagctcccaCGAGGGCGGCGGCAGCGACCGGGAGGAGCAGCAGCGGCTGGACTTCCACACGCTCCCTATGAGTCGCTCAGAGGACATGGAGAGTCCAGCAATGGTCAAACGGATGCGAATGGACAGCTGGGTGACATAA
- the LOC115006353 gene encoding myocyte-specific enhancer factor 2A-like isoform X1 has translation MGRKKIQITRIMDERNRQVTFMKRKFGLMKKAYELSVLCDCEIALIIFNSSNKLFQYASTDMDKVLLKYTEYNEPHESRTNSDIVEALNKKEHRGCDSPDADASYILTPNTEEKYKKINEDFDNMMKSHKISTGLPQQNFMHGSMAYSVGAGGGGGGGATSQALAAATAALADSGILSLPHTHLHRNINPAQRPPSSGHAGGLQGSSDMVLQNGSGPVVNGFVGSPGGGSLGKILPPKSPPPLPPTSHKTDLRVVVPQSKGMMQTLSNQRLSSQSSQPLSTPVVSITTPSLPHQSLIYSGISSAYNNDYSLNSAELSGFSSPAGHSLGSMVAWQQHQLGSLNSVGSNISINTNHNVNIKAEPISPPRDHLSQSGYMTQAHALPHPHSSTRAEMGRSPADSVCSSCSSHEGGGSDREEQQRLDFHTLPMSRSEDMESPAMVKRMRMDSWVT, from the exons GTGACCTTCATGAAGAGGAAGTTCGGTCTGATGAAGAAGGCCTATGAGCTCAGCGTTCTGTGTGACTGTGAAATCGCCCTCATCATCTTCAACAGCTCCAACAAGCTGTTCCAGTATGCCAGCACCGACATGGACAAAGTCCTCCTGAAATACACAGAGTACAACGAACCCCACGAGAGCAGAACCAACTCGGACATTGTCGAG GCTCTGAACAAGAAGGAGCACAGAGGCTGTGACAGCCCTGACGCTGACGCCTCCTACATCCTCACGCCCAACACTGAGGAGAAATACAAGAAGATAAATGAAGACTTTGACAACATGATGAAGAGTCATAAAATT TCCACTGGCCTACCACAGCAGAACTTCATGCATGGCAGCATGGCGTACAGCGtcggtgcaggaggaggaggaggaggaggagcgacCTCCCAAGCTCTCGCTGCAGCCACAGCAGCTCTGGCTGACAGTGGGATCCTCTCCttgcctcacacacacctccaccgAAACATAAACCCTGCACAAAGACCTCCGAGCTCTGGAcacgcag GTGGCCTGCAGGGCAGTTCTGATATGGTTCTGCAAAATGGGTCTGGACCAGTTG TGAACGGTTTTGTGGGCTCACCTGGTGGAGGCAGCTTGGGGAAGATCCTACCACCcaaatctcctcctcctcttccacctaCCAGCCACAAGACAGACCTCCGAGTGGTCGTCCCTCAGTCCAAAGGAATGATGCAGACActg AGTAACCAGCGGCTGAGCAGTCAGTCCAGCCAGCCTCTGTCCACCCCAGTGGTCTCCATCACCACACCCAGTCTGCCTCACCAGAGTCTGATCTACTCCGGCATCAGCTCTGCCTACAACAACG ATTACTCCCTGAATAGTGCCGAGCTGTCGGGCTTCAGCTCCCCTGCAGGACATTCTTTGGGCTCCATGGTGGCATGGCAGCAACACCAGCTGGGCTCACTGAA TTCTGTGGGCTCCAATATCTCCATCAACACCAACCACAACGTCAACATCAAAGCCGAGCCGATCTCCCCGCCCCGCGACCACCTCAGCCAATCAGGGTACATGACCCAGGCTCAtgctcttcctcatcctcactCATCCACCAGAGCAGAGATGGGGAGGTCTCCTGCAGACAGCgtctgctcctcctgcagctcccaCGAGGGCGGCGGCAGCGACCGGGAGGAGCAGCAGCGGCTGGACTTCCACACGCTCCCTATGAGTCGCTCAGAGGACATGGAGAGTCCAGCAATGGTCAAACGGATGCGAATGGACAGCTGGGTGACATAA